In the Wyeomyia smithii strain HCP4-BCI-WySm-NY-G18 chromosome 2, ASM2978416v1, whole genome shotgun sequence genome, one interval contains:
- the LOC129721461 gene encoding uncharacterized protein LOC129721461, producing the protein MSRPQMIGTISEFDSSVDDWNVYYERLEQFFDVNDVPDAKRSAFLISVIGASAYKSLRDLCHPIAPKDKPFVDLCELLRKQFSPQISIFRERACFYNTRQEYHENATQWYGKLKRLSVNCKFGESLQSILMDKFITGLRPGQVLDRLCEENETLKLEQALDIAVNKECAAKENAYAPVRPFYKPQICPAPRLQTCYSGGQPARPEKPQTENFFATNTLCSAPKQLGFKAPAAPFGGSGGTGLFGSPALASAPAPSLFGKPAEGAGFAFRSQTEPLAAAPASSLFAASTGGFGGFGAPAPQSDSVPLNLESADETLAVDNPPALGGANLEVPSVEQTTNPTLDGLPEGANRVGGTAKRGRGGRVRTRRRGAARRGGAGDAADKASVDGEQEA; encoded by the coding sequence ATGAGTCGACCGCAGATGATTGGTACGATTTCAGAGTTTGATAGTTCGGTTGATGACTGGAATGTGTATTACGAGCGGTTGGAGCAATTTTTCGATGTTAATGACGTTCCAGACGCGAAGCGGAGTGCTTTTTTAATCAGTGTTATCGGAGCAAGTGCGTACAAGAGTTTGCGGGATTTGTGTCACCCGATAGCACCCAAAGATAAGCCATTTGTCGATCTCTGTGAGTTGCTGCGAAAGCAATTCAGCCCACAGATTTCGATTTTTCGAGAAAGAGCCTGTTTTTACAACACCCGCCAGGAGTATCACGAAAATGCGACCCAGTGGTATGGAAAACTTAAGCGGTTGTCAGTAAACTGTAAATTCGGCGAAAGTTTGCAATCCATTCTGATGGATAAGTTCATCACGGGATTGAGACCGGGACAGGTGCTGGATCGATTGTGTGAAGAAAATGAAACGCTTAAACTAGAGCAAGCATTGGATATTGCTGTTAACAAGGAGTGTGCTGCCAAAGAAAACGCCTACGCTCCGGTGCGGCCATTCTACAAACCTCAAATCTGCCCCGCACCGAGGCTTCAAACTTGCTACTCCGGGGGACAACCAGCCCGACCAGAAAAACCTCAAACAGAAAACTTTTTCGCAACCAACACATTGTGTTCAGCTCCAAAACAGCTTGGATTTAAAGCACCTGCAGCACCTTTCGGCGGATCCGGTGGTACCGGATTATTTGGGTCTCCAGCGCTTGCCTCCGCTCCAGCTCCTTCACTATTTGGAAAACCTGCGGAGGGCGCCGGTTTTGCATTTAGAAGTCAAACAGAACCGCTTGCTGCAGCTCCAGCATCCTCCTTGTTTGCTGCATCTACAGGAGGTTTCGGTGGCTTCGGAGCCCCCGCACCTCAATCTGATTCGGTGCCGCTCAATTTGGAATCGGCGGACGAAACACTGGCCGTTGACAATCCACCTGCACTTGGAGGGGCCAACTTGGAGGTGCCAAGTGTGGAACAGACAACGAACCCCACCCTCGATGGCCTACCGGAGGGAGCTAATCGAGTTGGTGGCACGGCAAAAAGGGGACGCGGAGGTCGTGTCCGCACTCGACGCCGTGGTGCGGCTCGTCGCGGCGGTGCTGGCGATGCTGCTGATAAGGCTTCTGTTGACGGTGAACAGGAAGCATGA